In Streptomyces sp. SN-593, a single genomic region encodes these proteins:
- the ahcY gene encoding adenosylhomocysteinase — MTTTATDFKVADLSLAAFGRKEITLAEHEMPGLMSLRSEYATAQPLAGARITGSLHMTVQTAVLIETLVALGAEVRWASCNIFSTQDHAAAAIAVGPEGTVDNPQGVPVFAWKGETLEEYWWCTEQALTWPNTPTGGPNMILDDGGDATLLVHKGVEFEKAGAVPATTADDSEEYGHILDLLRRTLSASPQKWTQLASEIRGVTEETTTGVHRLYEMQQEGTLLFPAINVNDAVTKSKFDNKYGCRHSLVDGINRATDVLIGGKVAVVCGYGDVGKGCAESLRGQGARVIITEIDPICALQAAMDGYQVATLDDVVETADIFVTTTGNRDIIMASDMARMKHQAIVGNIGHFDNEIDMAGLAKIPGIVKDEVKPQVHTWTFAEGKTLIVLSEGRLLNLGNATGHPSFVMSNSFTDQTLAQIELFTKPEEYPIGVYVLPKHLDEKVARLHLDALGVKLTTLRPEQASYIGVKVEGPYKSDHYRY; from the coding sequence ATGACCACCACCGCCACCGACTTCAAGGTCGCGGACCTTTCCCTTGCCGCGTTCGGCCGCAAGGAGATCACCCTCGCCGAGCACGAGATGCCCGGCCTGATGTCCCTGCGCTCCGAGTACGCCACGGCCCAGCCGCTGGCCGGCGCCCGGATCACCGGCTCCCTGCACATGACCGTGCAGACCGCCGTCCTCATCGAGACCCTCGTCGCGCTGGGCGCGGAGGTCCGCTGGGCGTCCTGCAACATCTTCTCCACCCAGGACCACGCCGCCGCGGCCATCGCCGTGGGCCCCGAGGGCACCGTGGACAACCCGCAGGGCGTGCCGGTCTTCGCCTGGAAGGGTGAGACCCTCGAAGAGTACTGGTGGTGCACCGAGCAGGCCCTGACCTGGCCGAACACCCCCACCGGCGGCCCCAACATGATCCTGGACGACGGCGGCGACGCCACACTCCTGGTGCACAAGGGCGTCGAGTTCGAGAAGGCCGGCGCGGTACCGGCCACCACGGCCGACGACAGCGAGGAGTACGGCCACATCCTCGACCTGCTGCGCCGCACCCTCTCCGCGAGCCCGCAGAAGTGGACCCAGCTCGCCTCCGAGATCCGCGGCGTCACCGAGGAGACCACCACCGGCGTCCACCGCCTGTACGAGATGCAGCAGGAAGGCACGCTGCTCTTCCCGGCGATCAACGTCAACGACGCGGTCACGAAGTCGAAGTTCGACAACAAGTACGGCTGCCGCCACTCCCTGGTCGACGGCATCAACCGCGCCACCGACGTCCTCATCGGCGGCAAGGTCGCCGTGGTCTGCGGCTACGGGGACGTCGGCAAGGGCTGCGCCGAGTCGCTGCGCGGCCAGGGCGCCCGTGTCATCATCACCGAGATCGACCCGATCTGCGCGCTCCAGGCCGCGATGGACGGATACCAGGTCGCCACGCTCGACGACGTCGTCGAGACCGCCGACATCTTCGTCACCACCACCGGCAACCGCGACATCATCATGGCCTCCGACATGGCCCGCATGAAGCACCAGGCGATCGTCGGCAACATCGGCCACTTCGACAACGAGATCGACATGGCCGGGCTCGCCAAGATCCCGGGCATCGTCAAGGACGAGGTCAAGCCCCAGGTGCACACCTGGACCTTCGCCGAGGGCAAGACGCTGATCGTCCTGTCCGAGGGACGGCTGCTGAACCTCGGCAACGCGACCGGGCACCCCTCCTTCGTGATGTCCAACTCCTTCACGGACCAGACGCTGGCCCAGATCGAGCTGTTCACCAAGCCCGAGGAGTACCCGATCGGCGTCTACGTGCTGCCGAAGCACCTCGACGAGAAGGTCGCCCGCCTCCACCTCGACGCGCTGGGCGTCAAGCTCACCACGCTCCGGCCCGAGCAGGCCTCCTACATCGGCGTCAAGGTCGAGGGCCCCTACAAGTCGGACCACTACCGCTACTGA
- a CDS encoding cation diffusion facilitator family transporter — protein MSASGGSRAIFAALSANLAIALAKFVAFAFSGSSSMLAEGVHSVADSGNQALLLIGGKKAKRAANEEHPFGYGRERYVYAFLVSIVLFSLGGMFALYEGYEKISHPHPVDHWYWPVGVLVFAIIAEGSSFRTAMKESNHTRGDLSWTEFIRRAKAPELPVVLLEDFGALIGLALALVGVGIAVATGSGVWDGVGTLCIGTLLICIALVLAAETKSLLIGEGAAADVVARIRSAVTDGDTVTGVIHMRTLHLGPEELLVAAKIAVDHDDTAAQVAAAIDAAEERIRAAVPIARVIYLEPDIYSAAAAAAGPDPDQTPGGR, from the coding sequence ATGAGCGCGTCAGGCGGAAGCAGGGCGATTTTCGCGGCCCTCAGCGCCAACCTCGCGATCGCCCTCGCCAAGTTCGTCGCCTTCGCGTTCAGCGGCTCGTCCTCGATGCTCGCCGAAGGCGTGCACTCCGTGGCCGACTCCGGCAACCAGGCGCTCCTGCTCATCGGCGGCAAGAAGGCCAAGCGCGCCGCGAACGAGGAGCACCCCTTCGGCTACGGCCGCGAACGGTACGTCTACGCCTTCCTCGTCTCGATCGTCCTGTTCTCCCTCGGCGGCATGTTCGCGCTCTACGAGGGCTACGAGAAGATCAGCCACCCGCACCCCGTCGACCACTGGTACTGGCCGGTCGGCGTCCTCGTCTTCGCGATCATCGCCGAGGGCTCCTCCTTCCGCACCGCGATGAAGGAGTCCAACCACACCCGGGGCGACCTGTCCTGGACCGAGTTCATCCGCCGCGCCAAGGCACCCGAACTCCCCGTCGTCCTGCTGGAGGACTTCGGCGCCCTGATCGGCCTCGCCCTCGCCCTCGTTGGCGTCGGTATCGCCGTCGCCACCGGCAGCGGCGTCTGGGACGGCGTCGGCACCCTGTGCATCGGAACCCTCCTCATCTGCATCGCCCTCGTCCTCGCCGCGGAGACCAAGTCCTTGCTCATCGGCGAGGGCGCCGCCGCGGACGTCGTGGCCCGCATCCGGTCCGCCGTCACCGACGGCGACACCGTCACCGGCGTCATCCACATGCGCACCCTGCACCTCGGCCCCGAGGAACTCCTGGTCGCGGCGAAGATCGCCGTGGACCACGACGACACCGCCGCCCAGGTGGCCGCGGCCATCGACGCCGCCGAGGAGCGCATCCGCGCCGCCGTGCCGATCGCCCGCGTCATCTACCTCGAACCCGACATCTACAGCGCCGCAGCCGCCGCGGCGGGCCCCGACCCCGACCAGACGCCGGGCGGCCGCTGA